The Candidatus Beckwithbacteria bacterium genome has a window encoding:
- a CDS encoding thermonuclease family protein: MSTLISRKLPRLLKLLSLILILPSLLLNYFLLNKSPGGDIKVIGVIDGDTLVMDGKVRLRLRHIDAPELEFCGGEEAKDLLTKLVDQKKIRVEEKIMDQYGRPMALVYIGDTLVNLKMLESGWARYHSDQTSQTEPIQAVANQAKTDRLGIYSPKCYQKENPDNPKCNIKGNIDKNSTARKYYLPNCAQYAFTIVEKDIGEDWFCTEKDAQVAGFVKAATCH, from the coding sequence ATGAGTACCCTCATTTCTCGTAAGCTGCCTAGGTTACTAAAGTTACTTAGTCTGATTTTGATTCTTCCCTCACTCTTATTAAATTACTTTTTATTAAATAAATCTCCGGGCGGTGACATTAAAGTTATCGGTGTCATTGATGGCGACACCTTGGTTATGGACGGCAAAGTCCGCTTGCGCTTAAGGCATATTGACGCGCCGGAACTGGAATTTTGTGGCGGCGAGGAAGCCAAAGACCTGCTGACGAAATTGGTTGACCAAAAAAAGATCCGGGTGGAAGAAAAAATCATGGACCAGTATGGCCGGCCGATGGCCCTGGTTTATATTGGCGATACTTTAGTCAATTTAAAAATGCTGGAATCCGGCTGGGCCAGATACCACAGCGATCAGACTTCTCAAACCGAACCAATTCAAGCCGTCGCCAATCAAGCCAAAACCGATCGTCTCGGAATTTACAGCCCCAAATGCTACCAAAAAGAAAATCCGGATAACCCAAAATGTAATATTAAGGGGAATATTGACAAAAACTCCACTGCCAGAAAATATTACCTGCCCAACTGTGCCCAGTACGCTTTTACGATTGTGGAAAAAGATATCGGTGAAGACTGGTTCTGCACCGAGAAAGACGCCCAGGTCGCCGGCTTTGTTAAAGCCGCCACTTGTCATTGA